A window from Carassius gibelio isolate Cgi1373 ecotype wild population from Czech Republic chromosome B3, carGib1.2-hapl.c, whole genome shotgun sequence encodes these proteins:
- the LOC127953078 gene encoding urokinase plasminogen activator surface receptor-like, with protein MEKGHSLKCKWCPGSSCELETCYSGSTSCFSETQLIKSNISLPNASVLKVRGCAPVGDCVSGFINLGSRKVSSSCCNTDLCNNKDAPDPSNVSNGKQCYHCDGHSCSSILPCSGSEDRCFTATGDSVGMLLLAKGCVSKSFCNASKLLNLERISCCDGNLCNGAASVSQSFMFLCCSLLSFILLH; from the exons ATGGAAAAAG GACACTCTCTCAAATGTAAATGGTGTCCAGGGAGCTCTTGTGAACTGGAAACATGCTACAGTGGATCAACCAGCTGCTTTAGTGAAACACAACTTATTAAGTCCA ACATCAGTCTACCCAATGCATCTGTACTGAAGGTTAGAGGATGTGCTCCAGTTGGTGACTGTGTAAGTGGGTTCATCAACCTCGGCAGTAGAAAGGTGTCTTCTTCCTGCTGTAATACAGATCTCTGTAATAACAAAGATGCTCCAG ATCCCTCAAATGTCTCCAATGGAAAACAGTGTTACCATTGTGATGGGCACAGCTGCTCAAGCATACTACCCTGCTCAGGGAGTGAAGACCGCTGCTTCACAGCGACAG GGGATTCGGTAGGCATGTTACTTCTTGCAAAAGGCTGTGTCTCTAAATCTTTTTGTAATGCTTCAAAACTTCTTAATCTGGAGAGGATCTCATGCTGTGATGGGAACCTGTGTAACGGTGCTGCGAGCGTCTCTCAGAGCTTCATGTTCCTCTGCTGTTCTCTGCTCTCCTTCATCCTGCTGCACTGA